A segment of the Canis lupus dingo isolate Sandy chromosome 15, ASM325472v2, whole genome shotgun sequence genome:
CAACCCCTCCCCCCAGACCCAACCCCTTACCCCCCCTACAGACCCAAACCCTTACTCCCCCCACAGACCCAACCccttacccccccacccccacccccgaaaaGCCTGCTAGTGCTCCCCTGGGCACGACTTCCCCACTCTCTCCCCCTGCGGCCTTGAACcccactggggagcctgcctggACCAACTTTGGTCTGGCCTCTCTATCCCATTCCACTCCTGACCGGATCAAACTTGAGGGTTGCATGATCTACAGTCATGGCACCAGGACACCTGTACAGGACCTTCCTTTCTGGAAGCTTACTTCTGTAGGTTTTTCAGACTGTGCACATGTGCTTTGCACTTAGCCTTCCTTTTTTGTGCCTTTAGTTCTTTTATGTCTGGGAGAGGGTTGAGTAAGTGATCTATAGCTTGagctgtgaagaaaaataatttatttctatgaaGATTAAACTCTTTGTTTcccttaaaagtaaaatttttttttaagtttagcaaaataatcttttctatttctgttttatttgtggAGACATGATCTAACTGAATCTGGAAGTATTTCTCatgctttatttcttaatctGTAGCCCTTTGATATTTACCACTGAATGTTAGTAACTAAACAAATAGGATTTTGTGGTTCATCTGTGTTTCTCTATCTCATtgggttttaaaattaatttcagggcagctcgagtggctcagcggtttagagccacctttggcccagggcgtgatcctggaatcccagcatccagtcccacatctagctccctgggaggatcctgcttctccccctgctgtgtctctgcctctctctctctctctctctgtgtctctcatgaataaataaataaaatctttaaaaaataataaaataaaattaattttaaatttggtaTGTACTCAGTATAGCAAATCAAATACAGAGgtatataaagaaaaagttagAAGTTCCTTTCTACCAGTCAGCCCCCCTTTAGCAATCAATGCTGGATTATCCAACATGCAGATCAAATATATATTGGGGACACTCACAAAAACAGGGAGCtccaaaatgtttttgaaaaaatattataattgatATTTTAGAAGAAGCACTGGGCAAGTAATCattggaaaaatcagaaaattttggacttctttatatttattttatgttttagtaTTAAATCTTACATTAGATTGGTTGGGGAGAATAAATGTGTATAAAGAACGTATACATGCCAAGATTGAATTTTGTTCAGAATATATATGCATAAGTGCTTTATACATAATTATCATGAtagaattgtttttcattttaaaatttcacttattattttgtaaatgttttcatgTTCATATAGAGATATTATACTTATTACATAATCATTGCATACAATTCCATTGTACTAATAAatcatcttgtttatccattcttccactattaaatattttctaaatttttcactTACTAGATATATGGCTAGATTATATTTCTTTAcatagctgttttctttttcaaaaataatgttcTTGGGTAAATATCACTGAAGTGTTATTATCACAACAAAACTTGTGACTATTAATACAACTCCTCTTATCTATGACCAAATTGCTCACCCAGAGACTTTTATAGATTCATGAAGGGTAGACTGAGTTTTAAAGTGGTTTGAAGCATGAGGAAGTGGGAGGAGGCAAGGTTGAAGGCAACATGGAGGACAGGGAGGCGATGATTGCCACTATCCTGACAGGAGATGTTGTATATCCCAACAAAAATGATGGCCATGGATatagagaagaagaagaatataacaaatatttggcAGCTGGGTTTGGCAGTCTTGATGGtatggggaaggaaaaataaggaagacagGAAGATGAGCCCCTGGGTCATTTGCAACTTGAATCCCTTGGTCATTTGCAACTTGAGAACTGGATGGTATAGAAGAGGTTTGGGAGGAAGGAGAATACTACTATGTGCAATATCCCCACTGTCCAGCGCAGTGGCCGGTACAATGAAGGCGCTCAGTAAGTGTCAGTTAATGAGTGCTTCACACATACGTAAATGGATGAGTACTGCAAACAATGAATCAATATTCTTATCCTAGAGCCTGACCGGTATTTGGTTGTATACCTTGAAGTTGATATAATGCTTTTAACTCCtcattcagatatttaaaaaacaggacTCATGACAACAAGGAAGGGAGAGAGTTGGGAAACAATctgtgaaaaggaagagaatccgAAGCCAAAGCCAAGGACTATAAAACCAGATCTTCTGCCCATGAAATCTGTCAGTTTCTTTACATGGTCAACTTTATGCTGACTTACATAGACTCTGCTATTCCTCACCAGAAGTTGCCAATTCCTTTGTGCCTGCTAAAACCTTAATATCCCTGGATTTAGAATGATGTAATGGCTCCATTCCATTCACCTCATCAGTTGCTAGGGAGAGACAAAGCAGATCGTTCCCTAAAGCTCGCTGCTCTGAGTTGTGTGCAGTCCTCTCAGGGTGTCCACATCTGGTTACAGGGGTCTGGAGCTAAAAGGCTTTTCTGAGAGAATTCCCAACCTTATATTTCCAGTTATACTTTGGGTACTATGTACCTTAGTTATGTGATTGTGACTTGTGTTTATGTTCTTATACTAATTTTTGTCTCTCAGGCTTAAACCGTTTTCTTCTATATTTGTCTTATATCTCCTGGAGGACAAAAGTcatgatttccattttctttataacTCCCTCAGAGTCAAGCATAAGATTGAGCATACACTAAGAACTCAGCAACTACTGATGATTGTCCAAATGGAATTATTGAATTGAAGGAAAGTGATGGTTTTTAATGGTCAGTAAAAGGCACCGTGTGTCTAGttttaggaaacaaaatgtttattgaaatggCCTGTTGATAAATTATCACCAGCATAAAACTGATAGTGGAGTTCTCAACATGGGTTCTTTTTACTCTTAAAATGAAGTGAGGCTTTGTAAGTCCATTGTCCCAAagggaaaatattatatttttctgttcaggtaaagtcctttaaaaaaagcAGATCACTTTTGAAATGGTCTTTTAAATGTCGCCAGCCtatgagcaaaacaaaaataaaaagatataatcctctccatttaaaaagaagaattaatatgaaTGATTTGGGCgtaaaaaccacagaaaaaatACTTAGGCATTTGAAATGTTAgaatttattctgattttattagtataaaccaaaatatttaagaagtaataaaaacaaatgaatcactAAGACAAAAATGatgtcattaaaataacaaaatatgtcaataattttattattatatatttaagtgaTACGCTAAAATGTTATctccttaaataaacaaattttaaagaactcCAAGTTCAGTGATTTGAGAATATAATCCAAAGTGAGTTTTAGTTTCCATGTAAGGCTAAATACTcataataaagtatttaaaattaataaatacagtaaGAGACTTTCAGAAATGTTTCTGAAACTTCGTGGACTACCAAAAATTAAGTTAATTCTCAGGGTAAAATGATTTAATCATAGTGTATTTCAACATGGTGTTCTGGTCCAACCTGTTTGGCTCCCCCAAGGTGGTGCTGCTGTCCTTCTCCAATGGTTAATCTGTTGAATGGGATTATCTTCATGGTAGTTTTCTTCATGGAATACCACCGGGATTGCCAAGTGGCCCAAATAATGCCATTATCATAACCATTAGGAGTAGATGTTTTTGAGTAAACGCCACCTAAAATAAATCATAGATGTACATATAATTGTTCTTGAATTTCCTTACCTCTGAAAGTCCATAAAGTACGgtatattacaaaatatactGTCACATACATCAAATTTATAGTGTTATACTATCTGAAAAATCCCTAAAGATGCCTAAAATCCTGATTTACAATTGAACTACATTTATTATGAGTCAACCTCTTATATCTACATTGTACTTCTTGATCACATCCATACTTAAGTGTATTCTCTACTAACAGGGCTAGAACCCCCATTTCCCTGAACAGACTCTCTTCCTGAGCTTAGCCATCCTGGAATCAGCTATCTTTCTACAAGCAATTAGAATGTCAGAACACAATTCCTGATCAGATGACCTCAGGTTATCTGAACACAATTTCACTGGAGAgtatacaactttaaaaaacagtTCTGGAAAGTTATTTTACATCTCCATTATACAGTGGAGACTACCGATTTGCCTTCTCCTTGTCCTTGGGCACCAGATCTTACACAATTTTGTAAAGGATTATCTGAGTCCAATACTGGGTTGTACCACAGGCTATCAACATAGCTATTCTGTGTCATGTGGATTAAAGACTTTCCCTGAGAGTGTCTTTTAATTACGTGGTTTGTAGGTGCGAAGATAtgttaagtttcttttaaaaaggtggggggaggagattGTTGCAAAAATCAAAAGgtaaatttaaatagattttaagagGGTTATGAATCATCTATTGGTTAGTCCAATACCCTGAGGAAGTGAGATTGTCTACCGTAATGGATCTTTCAGAATCAGTAGGGCTTCCCCAACACATAATTCTGGGTAGTAATAATAATTTGTCAGCTAAATCCAGTGTTTAGAAGTATTCCAGCCTTAGAGCAAACTACAGCTTGCTACTTCCACTCAAAAATAAGTGCCTACACTTTGTAGGTTGGAATCTCAAGCTTCCGTGGAACCATGTCCTTACCATTACTTCCCTGCTCTTAACTCTAGTCCTTCAGACACCTGCTTACTGCTCGCTGATTATATCTGTCACATAGCTCATTGGAAGCTGCATCAGGCTAATGTGTTAACAAGCATAAATATGATaatgttggggcgcctgggtggctcagtggttgagcatctgtctttggctcagggcatggttccggggtcccaggatcgagtcccacatcaggctcccagcatggagcctgcttctccctctgcctgcgtctctgcctctctctctgtgtgtctcatgaataaataaaatcttttaaaaaatgataatgttaGTCCATCCAGATCATATATATGGTAAATCTAGATGAGATACCATAACACAAAGTGTCAACTGGGTGGATTTCTAATAGAGGGGCTGATTTGAGGTATAAGTTTAGTATTATCCAATTCTGGCTTAAAGTGAAGAACTATATAATAAGCCCCCAATCTCGTCactaattatttctcattttcttctttctatgtttaaccttttataaaaatatagactATACACTAATTCATAtatgtaagaaagaaaaccataccttGGTAATAAACTCCATTGAGGTGGCCAGCATGACACTTGTTCATCCACCAACCAGATCCATCCTGTTCAGCACAGTTTCCTTCATACTTATCATTGTCATTGTCCCAAGTACTGAACTGCATGCCATTGTGGGATGTGAAGAATTTATCACTAGGGTCATCGCCAAAATCATAGCCATCAAAGGCATCTCCGGCATCTCCACCAATATAGTAGGCATACGTCATGCGGTATTTGTCAGCTTCAGGTCCCACCTTGAACATGGCATAGTCTGCAGTACTATAAAGAAGGGAATAGACACATCATATCTAGACCTTCATGAGGGATCTCAGAAGTTCCCTTTTTTATAGGAaaattgtttggattttttaacTTTGCTTCTTAAGTCTGAAATGTGCTCACTGAGTTTAATTGTCAGCAAATCTGGCAAGAGGCAATGGATGTGTGAACCAATTCAGAGCTCATCAACACCACCCGTAAATCTAGAAGCCTTCAGGGCATTCCAGTGACATCTAAAAATATCAgccattttaatgcatttttcctATAAAGTCCTAATATCATATCCAGGTGTGTGGATGAATCTGACGCATTTTGTATTTTCCACTTTTATCTAAGTGTTTAGCATTGCACACACTGAGTGATCATTAATTAATGCACCAAATTTGAAGGGGTTACAGCCCTATTAGCCATTCATGAAGGATAAGGTGCTAAAGggatttttctttcccaaagcaGTATGATAGTGACAAGAAGGAGAGTTTCTTAGAGCATCACATGAAAGAAATGGTTCCTGTGTGGCCCACAAAATATAAGCTGTAGGATCAGAGAGCGATTCttccctggaaaaaaaattgtgaatatgGGCCAGAAATCTATGGGGTGCAGGAAAGAATGGGCTTTGGTGCATGAatagaaattttcagaaaatatttagcCTCTTCCCTAATCTCCAATACTTGGAAATTGGGAAGTGTTCTCACAAGAAAAGGTCTGCTGACTATGATACTctctgatttaaagaaaaattaaaaatacttgtttgtagataaaaatatttcattatttcatagaCATAGCAAaaggattagattttttttctgaattttaattagGAAAGCTGTGCTCAAACCTCCCAGGGAGCTGTGCAAGAGAAGGGACTTTCACCAAAGGCGCTAGCTGATTTAATTTTAAGGTAGCTCATGGATTGACTGAATGAATTGTCATTAAAGCACCAGGAAGTTTAAAAAGTCTGGATTCACTTTTCAACCAGAGTAGTCATTAGGAGGACAGGCTGAAGGGTCGAACTGCCTAAGTTCGAATCTAAGCTTTACCATATACCAGCAATGTGACCTAGGGAAAggtaatctgtaaaatgagattaataataGTACCTTCCTCATGAAACAGTTATTTTGATTAGATTAAGTTATAATTTCATGTTCAATGTCTGGTACATAATAAGCGCTCAGTAATCATTAGATATTAGTCTATACGGTTCCAGGGCAAGGAGATTGTACCAAAACACTCTTCAACCTGGATGAGACCTACCTCTTTGAACTGCCCAAGAACCAAACTGACTCTGGGGGAAAATGGTTGGATGCGCTCTTTGCATTTGTCAGGCTGTCTTTGCTATCGGTCTATTGATAGAGAGTGCACATTCCAGACTGTCTCTACAACAAAAACTAGAAGTCCTTTCTAAACAGTACCTGGTTCTGCCGTTCCAGTCCTCCAGCTGTATTCTTAATGCGTATGGTATGGCCGACTGTGTGCTTATCAAATGAATCTTCTCATTTCCCAACCAAAATTCTGTGGTTCCAGTGGGAGACAGATGTCCAAATCCTTCCTTATACTGAATCCAATTTTTCTTGAAATCCAAACTGCCATCAAGCCTCTAATTACACAATTGCATGGACAAAAGGAGAGAGTGGATTATCAGTGCACATAAAGAAGATGCTATAAATATCTTGTTGAAAATCTGGATAGTATGATTGCACCATTTACTAAGTGAACTTAGGCAAGCTGCCTTAGTCTCCTCGTCTGTAAAATCAGAATGATGATGCCTACTTCTAAGGGTTGTTGCAGGATTACACCAGAGAATTGAGAGAAATACTGAAAAGAGTCTGGTATGCGGCAAATCCTAGATCAGAggtagttttttttgttgttgttttgtttttttgtttt
Coding sequences within it:
- the FGG gene encoding fibrinogen gamma chain isoform X1, whose translation is MTWSLSCQGLILCFYTLLLLPSTCLAYTATRDNCCILDERFGSYCPTTCGIADFLSTYQTGVDNDLQALEDLLRRIENKTAEAKEVIKSIQITYNPDEPPKPNRVVGATKDSKKMMEEIIKYEALVGSHESNIRFLLEIYNSNSQKINNLKQKVAQLEAKCQEPCKDTVHIHDTTGKDCQDIANKGAKESGLYFIKPLKAKQQFLVYCEIDGSGNGWTVLQKRLDGSLDFKKNWIQYKEGFGHLSPTGTTEFWLGNEKIHLISTQSAIPYALRIQLEDWNGRTSTADYAMFKVGPEADKYRMTYAYYIGGDAGDAFDGYDFGDDPSDKFFTSHNGMQFSTWDNDNDKYEGNCAEQDGSGWWMNKCHAGHLNGVYYQGGVYSKTSTPNGYDNGIIWATWQSRWYSMKKTTMKIIPFNRLTIGEGQQHHLGGAKQVGPEHHVEIHYD